One stretch of Oncorhynchus clarkii lewisi isolate Uvic-CL-2024 chromosome 1, UVic_Ocla_1.0, whole genome shotgun sequence DNA includes these proteins:
- the LOC139413837 gene encoding fumarate hydratase, mitochondrial-like: protein MYLSLRNVLRFNCNLQALQRSLSNTKHSPAVISSRMSSEYRIEADTFGELKVPVDKYYGAQTVRSTMNFKIGGPSERMPIQVIKAFGILKRAAAEVNKDYGLDPRLADAIVQAADEVAAGKLDDHFPLVVWQTGSGTQSNMNVNEVISNRAIEILGGKLGSKDPVHPNDHVNKSQSSNDTFPTAMHIAAAKEVHEVLLPGLQHLHDALHAKAVEFKDIIKIGRTHTQDAVPLSLGQEFGGYVQQVKYSIERVKTAMPRIYELAAGGTAVGTGLNTRIGFAEKVAATVASLTGLPFVTAPNKFEALAAHDALVELSGALNTVAVSMMKIANDIRFLGSGPRSGLGELCLPENEPGSSIMPGKVNPTQCEAMTMVAAQVMGNNVAVTIGGSNGHFELNVFKPMMIKNVLNSARLLGDASVSFTDNCVVGIEANIDRINKLMNESLMLVTALNPHIGYDKAAKIAKTAHKEGGNLKETAIKLGYLTAEEFDAWVKPHEMLGPK, encoded by the exons TCTTCAGAGTACAGAATTGAGGCAGACACCTTCGGAGAGCTGAAGGTGCCCGTTGACAAGTATTATGGGGCTCAGACAGTCAGATCCACCATGAACTTCAAGATCGGAGGACCGTCGGAGAGAATGCCA ATCCAGGTGATCAAAGCCTTTGGGATTCTGAAGAGGGCTGCTGCAGAGGTCAACAAGGACTACGGACTGGACCCGAGGCTGGCTGATGCCATCGTGCAGGCTGCTGATGAG GTGGCAGCTGGTAAGCTGGATGACCATTTTCCTCTGGTGGTGTGGCAGACCGGGTCAGGAACTCAGTCCAACATGAACGTCAACGAGGTGATCAGCAACAGGGCCATCGAGATCCTCGGAGGGAAGCTGGGGAGCAAGGACCCTGTTCACCCCAACGACCACGTCAACAAAAGCCAG AGCTCCAACGATACGTTCCCCACAGCCATGCACATCGCAGCAGCCAAAGAGGTCCACGAGGTTCTGCTGCCCGGTCTACAACACCTCCACGACGCCCTGCACGCCAAGGCTGTGGAGTTTAAAGACATCATCAAGatcggacgcacacacacacaggacgctGTGCCGTTGTCTCTGggacag GAGTTCGGTGGGTATGTGCAGCAGGTAAAGTACAGTATTGAGCGAGTGAAGACGGCCATGCCCAGAATATATGAGCTGGCAGCAGGAGGTACTGCCGTGGGCACGGGCCTCAACACGCGCATCGGCTTTGCTGAGAAAGTAGCAGCTACTGTCGCCTCTCTCACAG GTCTGCCTTTCGTGACTGCTCCCAACAAATTTGAGGCTCTAGCGGCCCACGATGCTCTGGTGGAGCTGAGCGGAGCGTTGAACACGGTGGCCGTCAGTATGATGAAGATCGCCAATGATATCCGCTTCCTGGGGTCCGGGCCCCGCTCTGGCCTGGGAGAACTATGTCTGCCTGAGAACGAGcctggtagcagcatcatgcctG GGAAAGTTAACCCCACCCAGTGTGAGGCCATGACCATGGTAGCAGCCCAGGTTATGGGAAACAACGTGGCTGTGACCATCGGAGGCAGCAACGGACACTTTGAGCTTAACGTCTTCAAGCCAATGATG attAAGAACGTGTTGAACTCAGCCAGGCTGCTGGGGGATGCCTCAGTCTCCTTCACTGATAACTGTGTGGTGGGCATTGAAGCGAACATCGACAGGATCAACAAACTCATGAACGAGTCCTTGATGCTGGTCACCGCCCTCAACCCACACATAG GTTATGACAAGGCTGCTAAGATTGCCAAGACGGCTCACAAAGAGGGAGGAAATCTCAAGGAAACTGCTATCAAGCTAGGATACCTGACAGCAGAAGAGTTTGACGCGTGGGTCAAGCCACACGAGATGCTGGGAcccaagtag